The Micromonospora sp. NBC_01740 genome includes a window with the following:
- a CDS encoding glycoside hydrolase family 10 protein encodes MQTEAMRAADSPARRRRTQAFVAVVAALAVAVALGAWSLRDGVAGGPGLSERGAVTPFGAAPADRTPACAGRPAEAPRELRGMWITTVNNIDWPSRRGLSPEAARAEFRGWLDLAVRHHHNAVFVHVRPSGDALWPSAYAPWSEWLTGRRDGRDPGWDPMEFMVAEAHARNLEFHAWFNPYRGGQPATVGGPGPRLDRLAPTHPLRRHRDWVVTYPSADRPGSRLYFNPGIPEARTFVEDSMLEAVQRYDVDGVHFDDFFYPYPEAGQDFPDDATFARYGRGFADKHAWRRDNVNTLVREMSERIKAIKPWVKFGISPFGIWRNERTDPAGSATAGLQSYDDIYADTRLWVRRQWLDYVVPQLYWHIGFDKADYAKLLPWWAATVRGTRVQLYIGQADYRVGERGAWRDPAELDRQLALNRRHGASGSVHFSARQVRADKLGAVSRYRAAHYAGPALVPVMAQLPATPPAAPTVTGARRAGVGGVTLTWRGDGAASFAVYRVDGDTARLVGIARGTGWIDRTAPADRPLSYCVSGLDRSGNEGRLSAPVAVAAR; translated from the coding sequence GTGCAGACTGAAGCGATGCGCGCCGCCGACTCGCCCGCCCGCCGCCGTCGTACCCAGGCATTCGTCGCGGTGGTCGCCGCGCTCGCCGTGGCGGTCGCCCTCGGCGCCTGGTCGCTGCGGGACGGGGTCGCCGGTGGACCCGGCCTGTCGGAGCGGGGCGCCGTGACCCCCTTCGGGGCCGCCCCGGCGGATCGCACCCCCGCCTGCGCCGGTCGACCGGCCGAGGCGCCCCGCGAGCTGCGGGGCATGTGGATCACGACGGTCAACAACATCGACTGGCCGAGCCGGCGGGGGCTGTCGCCCGAGGCGGCGCGGGCCGAGTTCCGGGGCTGGCTGGACCTGGCGGTGCGGCACCACCACAACGCGGTCTTCGTGCACGTGCGGCCGAGCGGGGACGCACTCTGGCCGTCGGCGTACGCGCCGTGGTCGGAGTGGCTGACCGGGCGCCGCGACGGCCGCGACCCGGGCTGGGACCCGATGGAGTTCATGGTCGCCGAGGCGCACGCCCGCAACCTGGAGTTCCACGCCTGGTTCAACCCGTACCGGGGCGGGCAGCCGGCCACGGTGGGCGGGCCCGGCCCGAGGCTGGACCGGCTCGCGCCGACGCACCCGCTGCGGCGGCACCGCGACTGGGTGGTGACCTACCCCAGCGCCGACCGGCCCGGCAGCCGCCTCTACTTCAACCCCGGCATCCCCGAGGCGCGAACGTTCGTCGAGGACTCGATGCTGGAGGCGGTCCAGCGGTACGACGTCGACGGGGTGCACTTCGACGACTTCTTCTACCCGTACCCGGAGGCCGGGCAGGACTTCCCGGACGACGCGACGTTCGCCCGTTACGGCCGGGGGTTCGCCGACAAGCACGCCTGGCGCCGGGACAACGTGAACACGCTGGTCCGCGAGATGAGCGAGCGGATCAAGGCGATCAAGCCCTGGGTCAAGTTCGGTATCAGCCCGTTCGGCATCTGGCGCAACGAGCGCACCGACCCGGCCGGCTCGGCGACCGCGGGGTTGCAGAGCTACGACGACATCTACGCCGACACCCGACTCTGGGTACGGCGGCAGTGGCTGGACTACGTCGTGCCGCAGCTGTACTGGCACATCGGTTTCGACAAGGCCGACTACGCCAAGCTGCTGCCGTGGTGGGCGGCCACGGTGCGGGGCACCCGGGTGCAGCTCTACATCGGCCAGGCCGACTACCGGGTGGGCGAGCGCGGCGCCTGGCGCGATCCGGCCGAGTTGGACCGTCAACTCGCCCTCAACCGCCGGCACGGCGCGAGCGGAAGCGTGCACTTCAGCGCCAGGCAGGTACGCGCCGACAAGCTCGGCGCGGTCAGCCGGTACCGCGCGGCCCACTACGCCGGGCCGGCGCTGGTGCCCGTGATGGCACAGCTACCGGCGACGCCGCCGGCCGCCCCCACGGTCACCGGGGCGCGGCGTGCGGGCGTTGGCGGGGTGACGCTGACCTGGCGCGGGGACGGCGCCGCGAGCTTCGCCGTCTACCGCGTCGACGGCGACACGGCCCGGCTCGTCGGCATCGCCCGGGGCACCGGCTGGATCGACCGCACCGCCCCGGCCGACCGTCCGCTGTCCTACTGCGTCTCCGGCCTGGACCGCAGCGGCAACGAGGGCCGCCTCAGCGCACCGGTGGCCGTCGCGGCGCGGTAG
- a CDS encoding MFS transporter — MSSPGYPAPARPPVVRPLWSLAGPAFGAMVAAGLLTAPIGPLGGAIGRDLGLSTAAMAATVVAPGVVATAALVVPGYLLGRRWPTAAGVPALVLLVVGCMVSALASGAALMTVGRVIVGLGAGTVVGVALALSGQLGRWRSRARLVLGVALGAALLFGPVASGVVAQALSWRPVFLFDVLVVVLALAGTIAGGIAMRVVRLSRPSPPAAPARATRLPDETRFGGQHADNPST; from the coding sequence ATGAGCTCACCTGGATACCCCGCCCCGGCCCGACCGCCGGTGGTCCGCCCGCTCTGGTCGCTTGCCGGTCCGGCGTTTGGTGCAATGGTCGCCGCCGGACTGCTCACCGCGCCGATCGGCCCGCTGGGTGGCGCGATCGGGCGTGATCTTGGGCTTTCCACCGCAGCCATGGCAGCGACTGTGGTTGCGCCGGGCGTGGTGGCGACGGCGGCCTTGGTCGTGCCCGGATATCTGCTCGGGCGGCGGTGGCCCACTGCAGCCGGGGTGCCGGCGCTTGTGCTCCTGGTCGTTGGGTGCATGGTGAGTGCGCTCGCGTCGGGGGCGGCGCTGATGACGGTTGGGCGGGTGATTGTCGGGCTGGGTGCCGGAACCGTAGTTGGTGTCGCCCTCGCCCTGTCCGGTCAGCTGGGCCGTTGGCGTTCCCGGGCGCGACTGGTGCTCGGCGTCGCGCTCGGTGCTGCACTCCTGTTCGGACCTGTCGCGAGCGGCGTGGTGGCGCAAGCGCTGAGTTGGCGGCCGGTGTTCCTGTTCGACGTGCTGGTGGTCGTGCTCGCGTTGGCCGGCACCATAGCGGGCGGCATCGCAATGCGGGTCGTGCGTCTGTCCCGGCCGAGCCCGCCGGCCGCGCCTGCCCGGGCGACGCGGCTTCCCGACGAGACCCGGTTCGGCGGCCAGCACGCTGACAATCCGTCAACTTGA